A single region of the Rhodopirellula bahusiensis genome encodes:
- the proS gene encoding proline--tRNA ligase: MSKGPRTAISPTREENYPEWYQQVIRAADLAENSPVRGCMVIKPWGYQLWENVQRALDDMFKATGHQNAYFPLFIPMSFLEKEAEHVEGFAKECAVVTHHRLEPDPDGGLRPAGKLEEPLIVRPTSETIIGATYAKWVQSYRDLPILINQWANVVRWEMRTRMFLRTAEFLWQEGHTVHATAEEAIEETEKMVEVYRDFAENWMAMPVIVGSKTPLERFPGAVETLSIEAMMQDRKALQAGTSHFLGQNFSKAQEIKFQSESGDIEYAWTTSWGVSTRLLGALIMTHSDDDGLVLPPRLAPMHVVIQPIYKDDSRAEVMEYVQSLRDELAAQTYANAPIRVTIDDRDIRGGEKKWYHVKRGVPIRLEVGPKDIAAGTVFCGIRNQPKSVGIERAELVATISDKLATLQQELFDAALKLREDNTVELKSEAEFRDFFADKGDTAITGGFAWCHYCDEDSLQPLLKELKVTIRCVPQTNNEAEGTCFLTGKPASQRAVFAKAY; the protein is encoded by the coding sequence ATGAGCAAAGGCCCCAGGACAGCCATCAGCCCAACTCGCGAAGAGAATTATCCCGAGTGGTACCAACAAGTCATTCGGGCAGCCGACCTAGCTGAGAATTCGCCAGTTCGCGGTTGCATGGTGATCAAACCCTGGGGCTACCAGCTTTGGGAAAACGTCCAGCGTGCTTTGGACGACATGTTCAAAGCCACGGGACACCAGAACGCTTACTTCCCATTGTTCATTCCGATGAGCTTCCTTGAAAAGGAAGCTGAACACGTCGAAGGATTCGCGAAAGAGTGCGCGGTCGTTACGCACCATCGCCTCGAACCGGATCCCGACGGTGGTTTGCGTCCTGCAGGCAAACTCGAAGAACCCCTGATCGTTCGTCCGACCAGCGAAACGATCATCGGTGCAACTTATGCCAAATGGGTACAGAGCTATCGCGATTTGCCGATCCTGATCAACCAATGGGCCAACGTGGTCCGCTGGGAAATGCGGACGCGAATGTTTTTGCGGACGGCGGAGTTCTTGTGGCAAGAAGGCCACACCGTTCACGCGACCGCGGAAGAAGCGATCGAAGAAACCGAGAAGATGGTCGAGGTCTATCGCGACTTTGCCGAGAATTGGATGGCGATGCCTGTCATCGTCGGCAGCAAAACTCCGCTGGAGCGTTTCCCCGGTGCGGTTGAGACGCTGTCGATCGAAGCCATGATGCAAGATCGCAAGGCATTGCAGGCCGGGACAAGCCACTTCCTTGGGCAGAATTTCTCGAAGGCCCAAGAGATCAAATTCCAAAGCGAATCCGGTGACATCGAATACGCTTGGACGACGTCATGGGGCGTCAGCACTCGATTGCTGGGTGCTTTGATCATGACACACAGTGACGATGATGGATTGGTCCTGCCGCCTCGTTTGGCACCGATGCACGTCGTGATTCAGCCGATCTACAAAGATGATTCTCGCGCCGAGGTGATGGAATACGTTCAGTCACTTCGCGATGAATTGGCGGCACAAACGTATGCCAACGCCCCGATTCGTGTCACGATCGATGACCGCGATATTCGTGGTGGCGAGAAGAAGTGGTACCACGTCAAACGCGGCGTGCCGATTCGCTTGGAAGTCGGTCCAAAAGATATCGCAGCGGGAACCGTGTTCTGCGGCATCCGGAATCAACCCAAAAGCGTTGGCATCGAACGAGCCGAACTCGTTGCAACGATCAGCGACAAGCTGGCAACGTTGCAGCAAGAACTCTTCGATGCGGCGTTGAAGTTGCGGGAAGACAACACGGTCGAACTCAAATCAGAAGCCGAGTTCCGTGACTTCTTTGCCGACAAAGGTGACACCGCCATCACGGGCGGATTCGCTTGGTGCCACTACTGTGATGAGGATTCGCTGCAGCCGTTGTTGAAAGAGCTGAAGGTCACGATTCGCTGTGTCCCTCAAACGAACAACGAAGCCGAAGGCACCTGCTTCTTGACGGGCAAACCAGCTTCACAACGAGCCGTTTTCGCGAAAGCCTATTAA
- the carA gene encoding glutamine-hydrolyzing carbamoyl-phosphate synthase small subunit, which yields MSSPAKAAKLALEDGTVYTGTSLGAEGETTGEVVFNTSMTGYQEILTDPSYCGQLVTMTYPEMGNYGINSIDLENRGTSLAGFIIRNESRLHSNYRSEGSLSDYLKSQGVVGLAGIDTRALVRRIRSEGAMRGVLSTTDLDDASLVAKAKASQGLVGRDLVKEVMPTQLEKWTNELDDWTIREIREAAKEASLGDESRPHVVCMDFGMKWNIPRHLRSRGNRVTIVPGNTPADDILKMDPDGVFLSNGPGDPEPLTYAHKTIGELLGQVPVFGICLGHQLLSVACGAKTFKLKFGHRGANQPVIDLETGKVEITSQNHGFAVDDQGLPDCLEVTHRNLNDDTIAGVRHKDTGAFAVQYHPEAAAGPHDSHYLFSRFQEQLNEKCGVNA from the coding sequence ATGAGCTCACCTGCCAAAGCTGCCAAACTCGCTCTCGAAGACGGCACCGTCTACACCGGAACCAGCCTCGGGGCAGAAGGCGAAACGACTGGAGAAGTCGTCTTCAACACCTCGATGACCGGGTACCAAGAAATCCTGACTGATCCCAGCTACTGCGGTCAGTTGGTGACAATGACTTATCCCGAAATGGGCAACTACGGGATCAACTCGATCGACCTCGAAAACCGCGGCACATCGCTGGCCGGATTCATCATCCGCAACGAAAGCCGTCTGCACAGCAACTATCGCTCGGAAGGATCGCTGAGCGACTACCTTAAATCGCAGGGAGTCGTTGGTCTGGCGGGCATCGACACGCGAGCCTTGGTGCGTCGGATTCGCAGCGAAGGTGCCATGCGAGGCGTCTTGTCGACGACTGATTTGGACGACGCATCATTGGTTGCCAAGGCAAAGGCGTCGCAAGGTTTGGTCGGTCGTGACTTGGTCAAAGAAGTCATGCCAACTCAATTGGAAAAGTGGACCAACGAACTCGACGATTGGACCATTCGCGAAATTCGCGAAGCGGCCAAGGAAGCGTCGCTGGGCGATGAAAGCCGGCCGCATGTTGTCTGCATGGACTTCGGCATGAAGTGGAACATTCCACGCCACCTGCGTTCACGCGGCAATCGAGTCACGATCGTGCCGGGCAACACACCCGCCGACGACATTTTGAAGATGGATCCCGACGGCGTCTTCCTTTCCAACGGTCCTGGCGACCCCGAACCGTTGACCTACGCTCACAAGACGATCGGTGAATTGCTCGGTCAAGTTCCTGTGTTTGGAATTTGCCTCGGTCATCAGTTGTTGTCCGTCGCTTGTGGTGCCAAAACCTTCAAACTGAAGTTCGGTCACCGCGGTGCCAACCAACCCGTTATCGATTTGGAAACGGGCAAGGTTGAGATCACCAGCCAGAACCACGGTTTCGCGGTCGACGACCAAGGTTTGCCGGACTGCTTGGAAGTCACTCATCGCAACCTCAACGATGATACGATCGCGGGTGTGCGTCACAAAGACACCGGTGCCTTTGCGGTTCAATATCACCCCGAGGCCGCTGCGGGCCCTCACGATAGCCATTACTTGTTCTCGCGATTCCAAGAACAACTGAACGAGAAGTGCGGGGTGAACGCATGA
- a CDS encoding amidohydrolase — protein MNPPSDPLSVCRAIDAELTHVWMIRTFLKHADEAEEDEDLREVVRDLYDFILAVGPVTEETDTKAYMKMAKKKLRRLRGATELYEAIQPEVSGHTNFSMAAKSLRLAVDRIIALVQSPQ, from the coding sequence ATGAATCCGCCCAGTGATCCACTCTCGGTCTGTCGAGCGATCGACGCCGAGCTGACTCACGTCTGGATGATCCGGACGTTCCTCAAGCACGCCGATGAAGCGGAAGAGGACGAGGATCTGCGAGAGGTCGTTAGAGATCTGTACGATTTCATCTTGGCGGTCGGTCCGGTGACGGAAGAAACCGACACCAAGGCGTACATGAAAATGGCCAAGAAGAAGCTCCGGCGCCTTCGTGGTGCCACGGAACTCTACGAGGCGATTCAGCCCGAAGTCAGCGGCCACACCAATTTTTCGATGGCTGCGAAGTCGTTGCGACTGGCGGTGGATCGAATCATTGCGTTGGTCCAATCCCCACAATAA